DNA sequence from the Thermodesulfovibrionales bacterium genome:
TATCTTAGACTCTAGAGTCATAAAGATACGGTTCGCCTATCCCCTCCTAGAGGTCGCCTCTGAAAGAAAGAGCCGGACAATTATTAAACATTTCGAAACTTTCAGTAATATAAAAATCTCAGGAAGAAATGGCAGGTTTCTTTACGCGCATTTTCATGAAATGATGAGATTCGGTAGAGATATTATTGAAGAATATGTCTCCTCATAAAAGGTAATGAAGAAAAAAGAGTGCTTCTGTGAGGAATAAACAATCCTCAATGCGCGGAGGAATCCCGTTACTTGTCTGGAGCGGTTCCATTTCCGGTATTCTGTTTGGTGGTCTCATAATGGTCCTCCGCGTCTTTAATGGTCAACTCGAAGTTTTGGCAGGTAAGCTTTCCTCGGCAGGAAAATGTGTCAGTTGTAGCCCGGCGACATTTGAAATGCTTAATATCTCTATCGGAATGGCGCTGATTTTTCTGTCGCTCTTTTTCGTCGCGAGTTACTTTCATAGAGAAGAGATCGGAACTTTTCTTAAAAAGACTTATTTGAAACTTATCGGCTCTGTCATAGCGATTCTTTCCCTACGCATTCTCTTCATTTCCCTCGGCAGGTTTTTCCTCCGAGATGAGCTGGAACACGTTCATGCGGCATGGTATATCATGAACAGCTTTGTCCCCTATACGGAGTTCTTCGAGCATCATCACCCTCTGCTATGGTTCGCCATCACACCCGTGCTTGGCACGATCGGATATTCAGCGGACGCACTTCTCTGGCTCAGGATCGCGATGTTTCTTGCGACGGCCGGAACAGCCTTTCTGACCTATGCCATTGCCAGGCATATAACTAGATCGCCGGAAGCGAGTCTTCTATCAGTCCTCTTCCTGCTCTCGACCGTAATGTTCGTGGACGCGGGCATAGAGATCAGGCCCGATGTGCCTCAGGTGCTTTTCGGATTGATCTCGGTCTATTTTCTCTTGCTTTTTCTCGATAGGGAGGAGACCAGATACATTTTTTTTGCAGGGCTTGCCGCTTCAGTCTCGTTCTTGTTCTTACAGAAGAGCGTTTTTTTGTTGATAGCCTATTGCATGATATTCCTCTTTAGATTGATAAGGGGAACCATGTCCGTCAGGTCTGTCATGTATTTCATTCTTTCGTTCTCTTTGCCGCTCTTCTTTTTTTTCGTATATCTGATCCTGTCCGGGGCATTCAGGGATTATTTCTTGATGAATTGGCTTTTCAACATCCATCGGGCAACAAGAATCCCGGCGCTTCTCACTTTCAAAGTCTCTTTCCTTCAAAATACTCTTCTTTGGTTGCTTTCACTATTTTCGGTGATTTTTCTCTTAGGAAAAAGGGAAGTCAACGGAGGGCTGAAGACTGTCGGCTTTATCGGTGCAGTGCTTCTTGTTGTTTTCGGTTTCGCTAAGAATGCCGCTAAGCAATATTGTCTCTTTCCTATTCCTCCTCTCTGTGTCTGTTCTGGGTATACCATAAAATGGGCCTTTGAGAGAATGAGATTGCGAGAACCCCATAAATTGGCAATCATCGCTCTCTTCCTGTCTGTACCGATGTCTATTCTTTTCATGACGATACTACCTTCAAACCAGAGGCAATTGGAAGTAATCGATTACGTCATTAAGAATTCCCAGGAGACTGATTTAATCTATGACGGCGATGTTAAATTTAATCTGTTTAGAAGGGATATACATTACTTCTGGTTCTATGCAAATGCAAGCGAGGACACGATAAATATGTATAACAAAATAACTCAGAACAGCTACCTCGAATATGACGTCTGTGCACTGGTCAAGACCAGGAGACCAGTATTTATCTCTGACTTCGGACTCGATATGAAGAGGTGTCGATTACTTGATCTCTATGAAGAGACGAGATTCGGCGGCCTCTACAAGAAGCGATGGGGAGGCTTTGCAGTAAGTGGTCCAAGAGCAGAATGAAATCCGAGATTTCACTTTGCTCTGTTCGGTGTTCTATAGTCTATCGGCATAAAAATCGAATTTACGAAAGATATAAGAATATGAACCGACAGAGATTTTGGAGATACCGCATAATAGGGCTCATCGGTGGCATCGGGAGAAAGCCTCAATAGGTATTTCTTTCCGGAAGAAACCTAGCATTTGTAACAGAACCGCATGAGCGTTGACTACAGGAGGAAGAAACCCTGATTTCTTGATCGGTCTCATCGAACAATTATTAATAGCGATAATCGTGACCGAATGAGTTGACACCAAGTTAGAAAAGGCGTTTACAACAGCTGTCAAGAGAACTGCTGTCTAGTGCATGTGAGTATGTCTGTTTAGACGCTTCCCTCTATCAGCTATTCCTCTAGCAACGTGTATCGTCTTTATCGTTGGCTATCTCTTATCGCCATCACTCCGGCTTTGTCACGACTCGATTCCCCTTGCATGGGTTCGGAACCCGCCTCACCGAAATCCACAAGATCAAAGGTAATGGGACTCGAAAAGATTAGACCGAGTCTCACCCAATACTTTGCATTGTTGAAACTCACACACGGGACATTAATGGCAGATGTCTGTGCGTCATAGGCGGCACACATTCCGTCATCCACCGCCTGTGAGATTCCATACGTCTTTAAGATGAATCCGTTCTTCATCTTGAGTATTGAGTCTTTGATCTGATCCTTCAACGGAATGTTATCATCGGGTTTGCAATACTCTCCGCAGTTTAGCGATGTATATTCATGCCAATACGGCGTGCTCGCAACTTCTGCGTCCGAGCGAACTGTGAGCGGGGTATTCTGGATGTTTATGTTCTCGGCTACGGGAAGATAAGAGTTCAGAGGACCTGAGATGAAATCGCCCAATGCCCAATAATTCACGGCCCCCCTGGCATCGGGCATGCAGCCATCACAACCTCCCGCGGTCAATTCCGTGGACAACCAGAAATTGGTAAAGGTTGTTATGTAAGCGTATACATTATTCGAATTCAAAGGGTAAAAAGGCATTGTCGTCGGCAATACCGGAACATTTACCGTACCAATCGGCGAGCTGAGGGTAATGTCAAGATCAGCAACTATCGGCGACGGCCCCTTTGATTCAAGCGCCAAAGCCAAATACGTGAGAACCGTACCCCAACTATGGGAAATGACGACAAATCTCCCATTCTCACTCAGTGCCCTTTCGTAAGATTGTCTCAACATCACGCGGAGATCCGCCACGGTTTCAGATGTCTTGTTCGCATCTCCCGACCATTGATAGGGAAGAATCGTTATGCCATCGCCCTGACCCAAATCCATCGGGGAAGATGTCAACGCAGAAAATAGGTACAGATCGTCAGCTTGCGCGCTGCCCGAAGATAGCGTGTTCGCAAAACTGAGTCCATCAACAGCGACGACATAAACATTGCCGGGCAATGCGAGATCAAGCCAATAACGTGAATCTCCGAAACTTAAACAAGGGATATTTAGCGTGGCGGAATCGATGTTCACACTCGCGCATTGATCGGCCTTTGCAAAGGAGGGAGACAAGAGCATTGTCAGTACGGTTAATGCGAGAAACAATTTTGAGATACCGTTTGATCTAAAGTAATCACATCTATTCATGGAGCACCTCCTCCGTCTCCTTATC
Encoded proteins:
- a CDS encoding glycosyltransferase family 39 protein; protein product: MLNISIGMALIFLSLFFVASYFHREEIGTFLKKTYLKLIGSVIAILSLRILFISLGRFFLRDELEHVHAAWYIMNSFVPYTEFFEHHHPLLWFAITPVLGTIGYSADALLWLRIAMFLATAGTAFLTYAIARHITRSPEASLLSVLFLLSTVMFVDAGIEIRPDVPQVLFGLISVYFLLLFLDREETRYIFFAGLAASVSFLFLQKSVFLLIAYCMIFLFRLIRGTMSVRSVMYFILSFSLPLFFFFVYLILSGAFRDYFLMNWLFNIHRATRIPALLTFKVSFLQNTLLWLLSLFSVIFLLGKREVNGGLKTVGFIGAVLLVVFGFAKNAAKQYCLFPIPPLCVCSGYTIKWAFERMRLREPHKLAIIALFLSVPMSILFMTILPSNQRQLEVIDYVIKNSQETDLIYDGDVKFNLFRRDIHYFWFYANASEDTINMYNKITQNSYLEYDVCALVKTRRPVFISDFGLDMKRCRLLDLYEETRFGGLYKKRWGGFAVSGPRAE